The sequence below is a genomic window from Desulfopila inferna.
CAACTGCGTGGTTTTCCATCGGCATAAGGCATTGACCCGTGAAACACTCTGGGATCACCATCAAAAACCAGGGGCAGAAAGAAGCGGTCTCCTTCCCACATCGGCAGGCTGGACAACCGGCTCACCTCCTGCCACATTAACTCCCCTTCATTGTTGCTGGTATACGGCGAACCATCGTAATTCTTGACGAGGAAGATAAAACCGAACCAGTCCTCGCCTTCTCCACCGAACCCCGACCAGTTCACCGTCCCCCGCAGGATAACATTGTTGGCTTCTATGCCTGCCTCTTCCCTGATTTCTCTTTTCAGGCAGGAGACAATATCCTCACCCGGTTCCAACTTACCGCCCAGACCATTAAATTTGCCAAAATGATAATCATCACGCCTTTTGTTCCTGTGCACCAGCAGCGTCATTTTCTCGTCCGGTGAAAGAATAAATCCCAGCGTAGCCAAAATTGGAGTGTACATCCTCTTCCCCTTATGCTTAAATAAAAATATTTATGGTATATACCTGTATCGCCAACAGGAGCATCCGGATATATATTTATTTGAAGATTTTTCCGGCGAACGACGATACTAAAAACATGATACAGATTGCAAGATATTCGATACCCGATAATCAGTAATTAGTGGGTGACTGGAAAGCAAAAGGCAATCAGCGGTAACCACTTCAATCTTAACCTCACAAGTAAGCGGTTTTATGTTATATTGGCGAAGCACTCCTCGCAACTTCAAGAATTACACTCTCCTACTCCTGTTTCTCACTCTTTTGCCTCAAGCCGTAAACAGCACTCCTTATAAAAATTATTTCCCTGAATTTCAATGCATAGCCGACAATGTCATCTTCTGGGAAAAAGTATATGGTGAATATTCGATCAATACAGCTGTTTTTCATGACAGAGAGAATCTGGCCATTATATACGAAGCCGTACATTTGCTGGACGGCTCTCTTCCAGGGGCCTCCAGAGTCAATCGGGTCTACCTGAAGACCATCAGAAATAAATATACTGTTATCCTTGACCGACTGGCCGATGGCAAAAAACCGGCAACATCCGAGGAAGAGCGTGTCCTAAAGATGTTTGCTCCCCCGGATATCAAGGAAAAACTGAAAAAGGCTTCGCAAAATATTCGTATCCAAACCGGCCTTAAGGAACGCTTTATCGAAGGCGTTGTTCGCTCCGGCGCCTATATGAAAGAGATGAAGCAGATTTTCAGGTCGTATAACCTTCCTGAAGAACTCGCCTACCTGCCCCACGTGGAGTCTTCTTTCGACACAAGGGCCTACAGCAAGTTCGGTGCCGCTGGGATGTGGCAGTTTACCCGCGCCACCGGCAAGAATTTCATGACCATCGACCATATTATTGACGAGCGGCGCGACCCTTTGACCTCCACCCACGCTGCCGCCCAGTATCTGAAAAAGAATTTTGACAACCTCGGTACCTGGCCCCTTGCCATCACTGCCTACAACTACGGGCATGCCGGTATGCAGCGGGCCGTACAGCAGGAAGGCAATTATACTGCTATCTTTAAAAATTACCGACAGGGTCACTTCAAGTTTGCCTCGCGCAATTTTTATGCCGAATTCCTCGCCGCCCTTCGTGTCGCCAAAAGACTGGAAATTCATCCAGCCGTCCTAAAAGAATCCTCGATAGCAAATTTCAGTATTGCCTTACCCGGATTCGCCAGTGCAGCAGCTCTTGCCGATCATTTCAATCTCAGCCACACAGAGATGCTGCGGCTCAATCCCTCGCTGGGCCAGCCAATCTGGCAGGGAGAAAAATATATCCCGAAAGGTTTTCATCTCCGCCTCCCACAAAATGCCGAAACAGTCCGATTAGCCGCAACTCTTCCCGGAACCATCTTCCAGGCAAATCAGAAGAGATCTGAGTTGTATCTGGTAAAACAAGGAGATACGGCAGGGAAAATAGCCCAGCGCTTCGGCATCTCTTTACAAAGCCTCATCAGTTCCAATAACCTGGACCGCCAGGCACTGGTTTATACCGGTCAGTCGCTGCGGATTCCTTCAGCGTCAACCACCTCAATCGTTGCCGATGCCAGCTCGCCCCGTCCCGGTTCGTCCGTGGAAGGAAGCGGTGCCATCATTCTAAAAGACGGCAAAAAGACACCACCAACCTGATATCCTTACCAAGACAAATCCCTGCCATATGGGTTATACGCCAAAAGCAGAGCCTTCCATGCCTGCCCCAAGAACGGCAGAACCAAATGCCCCTGCTTTTAACAGCCTCACCCATTTCATCTGGATAAAATTAAACCTGATTCCCCTAATCCTCAACTCAAGTTCGGGCCCGTGCTCTTTTCACGGGTCTCTGCAGCCCGGACAGCTGCAGCGGAGCCCCCAAGGACTGGGTTATGACGTCCAGATGAAATGAGGAATCCCGGTCTGGATCAGAAAATGCTGAATTTCAGGGGCAAATCAGAAAATTAAATATTTTATACTCTCCAGGCCGATGAGTATGTATAATGAGCCAATTGGTTATTCTCGCGAATAATTACCGCACTCACATTTTCTCAACGGGACCTTCGGGAAAGATCCGTATCCCGATTTCTACTCTTTGCTTAGACGGAGTCATCCATGTTCTCTGCAGCACAAAACCTTATAAGCAGATTTAATGAAATCAAAACGCTGCCTCATGTGGTGACCAAACTTTCAAAGCTTATCAATGATGAAGATTCCACCATGAAGGATTTCGAGGATGTTATCAAAATGGATCCTACCTTGGTGGTACGCCTTCTTCGGCTTGTAAACAGTCCGTATTACGGGCTGGCCCAGAAAGTGGATTCGATAAGCAGGGCTGTTGCTTTTATCGGCATGAAGAATCTGTACAACCTGGCTGTCACCGACGCCCTTAAAAATATGTTTACCTCTTTAGATGATTGTGGGGGTGGCGCATACTCCAGAAAAAATCTGTGGATGCATTGTGCCGCCGTCAGCATCTGCAGCAAGGTTCTGGCGGAGAGACTTTTCGGCATAAACGGCGACGATGCCTACCTCTGTGGAATTCTCCATGATTTCGGCATAATCGTTGAAGAACAGGTGGCCAGGGAAGAATTTATCGCAGCCTGCGAAACCGATGAGGACTCCATTGTCACTTCTGAACGGCAATACCTCCGCACTGACCATTGCGAAGTCGGCTATCTGCTGACCCGGGAGTGGCAAATGCAGGAAGATATTCAAAGGGCGATACGTGATCACCATCAGCTGCTCGACGTGGTGGCTCCTGACAGCCTGACTGGAATTCTGCAGATCGCCGAATATCTGGCGGCCCGGCTTGGCTATAGCGCTATCGCCGGTACGACGGTGATCCTCTCGCAGGATCTGGTCGATCATGTCAATGAAAATATGGAGGAGTATACCGTACTCCTGGAAGACCTTCCCGAGGAATTGGAAAAGGCCCATGATCTTTACGGGAACAACTGACTATGACAGATCCGCTCTCGCTCTTCAGCAAGGATTCGGGGTTTAAAGATGAAATTCAAACTCTACTGCACTATCTTGAAAAGAATCTTCCCGGTGGAGTCTGCCACTGCCTCGATAGCAATGAAAATTTAATATCTATCACCTCGGCTGCAGAAGCGGATACGATGCAGCGGAAGCTGCTGAGAAGCTTTGTGTCGCCTCGAATACCTGTCACTCCGGTTGAATCGGCACCAGGAGGATTTCTCTGTGTGGGAATTCCCGCCTACAGGTGTCACCTGTTTTACCGGGAACCTGATGGCGTGCCGATCTCGCCGGATCGGCTGCTGCTCTTCAAGACCATTCTTTCCCTCTATTTCACAACACTGGAAAGAGAAAAGCTGAGTCGCAAACTGACAATACAAAAAACGCAGTTTGGCAGAAAATTCCAGGTTCTCGATAATAAATATCAGGATATGCTCATCGAAACCCAAAAGGGTCATATGATGATCCAGGAGCAGCAGGAGAAATATTCAAGGACCTTGCAGTCGGAAATCGAACAGCAGACACAGCAACTCAGGAAGGCCAAAAGCGCTGCCGAAGCCGCTAATGTCGCCAAAAGTCAATTTCTCGCAGCCATGAGTCATGAAATCCGCACACCGATGAACGGAGTAATAGGATTTACCGATATCCTGCTCACGACCGAACTCGGTGAAGAACAGCAGGAAAGCGCACTGATCATAAAAAGAAGCGGAGAGGCACTACTCAATATTATCAATGATATTCTTGATTTTTCCAAGATCGAAGCGGGCCAGATGGAGCTTGAAAGTATCGATTTCGATCCCGATGTCATTGCCCATGACGTCTGTGAACTCATCAAGCCCCGCCTTGTCGGCAAA
It includes:
- a CDS encoding NUDIX hydrolase; this encodes MYTPILATLGFILSPDEKMTLLVHRNKRRDDYHFGKFNGLGGKLEPGEDIVSCLKREIREEAGIEANNVILRGTVNWSGFGGEGEDWFGFIFLVKNYDGSPYTSNNEGELMWQEVSRLSSLPMWEGDRFFLPLVFDGDPRVFHGSMPYADGKPRSWQYSRI
- a CDS encoding lytic transglycosylase domain-containing protein: MLYWRSTPRNFKNYTLLLLFLTLLPQAVNSTPYKNYFPEFQCIADNVIFWEKVYGEYSINTAVFHDRENLAIIYEAVHLLDGSLPGASRVNRVYLKTIRNKYTVILDRLADGKKPATSEEERVLKMFAPPDIKEKLKKASQNIRIQTGLKERFIEGVVRSGAYMKEMKQIFRSYNLPEELAYLPHVESSFDTRAYSKFGAAGMWQFTRATGKNFMTIDHIIDERRDPLTSTHAAAQYLKKNFDNLGTWPLAITAYNYGHAGMQRAVQQEGNYTAIFKNYRQGHFKFASRNFYAEFLAALRVAKRLEIHPAVLKESSIANFSIALPGFASAAALADHFNLSHTEMLRLNPSLGQPIWQGEKYIPKGFHLRLPQNAETVRLAATLPGTIFQANQKRSELYLVKQGDTAGKIAQRFGISLQSLISSNNLDRQALVYTGQSLRIPSASTTSIVADASSPRPGSSVEGSGAIILKDGKKTPPT
- a CDS encoding HDOD domain-containing protein, which translates into the protein MFSAAQNLISRFNEIKTLPHVVTKLSKLINDEDSTMKDFEDVIKMDPTLVVRLLRLVNSPYYGLAQKVDSISRAVAFIGMKNLYNLAVTDALKNMFTSLDDCGGGAYSRKNLWMHCAAVSICSKVLAERLFGINGDDAYLCGILHDFGIIVEEQVAREEFIAACETDEDSIVTSERQYLRTDHCEVGYLLTREWQMQEDIQRAIRDHHQLLDVVAPDSLTGILQIAEYLAARLGYSAIAGTTVILSQDLVDHVNENMEEYTVLLEDLPEELEKAHDLYGNN